A genomic segment from Deltaproteobacteria bacterium encodes:
- the lexA gene encoding transcriptional repressor LexA, whose protein sequence is MRFTKRQKQILDYIREHLATKGYAPSMREIAAHFGLSSVATVHQHITALEKMDVLAKDWNRSRSIRPAHMDLAAVVEVPILGNIAAGLPIPAVETRDDLDTVALPENFLRHGEHFALRVEGDSMIDEGIHDGDILIIRRQASAENGQVVVALVDEAETTVKKIQKHNGFITLVPANPAFESQVYESHRVGVQGIVVSLMRRYH, encoded by the coding sequence ATGCGTTTCACGAAACGGCAGAAGCAGATTCTCGATTACATCCGTGAGCATCTGGCGACGAAGGGTTATGCCCCCAGCATGCGCGAGATCGCGGCGCACTTCGGGCTGTCGAGCGTGGCCACGGTGCACCAGCACATCACGGCGCTCGAAAAAATGGACGTGCTGGCCAAGGACTGGAACCGCAGTCGGTCGATCCGGCCCGCGCACATGGACCTCGCGGCGGTCGTCGAGGTGCCGATTCTCGGAAACATCGCCGCCGGTCTGCCGATTCCCGCGGTCGAGACCCGCGACGACCTCGACACGGTCGCCCTGCCGGAGAATTTCCTGCGTCACGGGGAGCATTTCGCGCTGCGCGTCGAGGGCGATTCGATGATCGACGAGGGAATCCACGACGGCGACATTCTCATCATTCGACGTCAGGCGAGCGCCGAGAACGGCCAGGTGGTCGTCGCGCTCGTGGACGAGGCCGAGACCACCGTCAAAAAGATTCAGAAACACAACGGATTCATCACGCTCGTCCCCGCGAACCCCGCGTTCGAGTCGCAGGTGTACGAGTCGCACCGCGTCGGCGTTCAGGGCATCGTCGTGAGCCTGATGCGCCGGTATCACTGA